Proteins from one Erpetoichthys calabaricus chromosome 11, fErpCal1.3, whole genome shotgun sequence genomic window:
- the LOC114660027 gene encoding histamine H2 receptor-like → MRLSCSPLGSPKPPSPHRAIRAIASPPEPHAAGRPVPVTRRHLLTAGARMEGRPNATAGAADAVLKRPVWPTVSLACVLGALFVLTVCGNVLVCLVVCHNRKLRNLTNCFIVSLAVTDLLLGLLVLPFSAVNELFLSWPFGATFCNVYTSLDVMLCTASILNLFMISLDRYYAVTAPLRYAMLVTPSRVAVALGVIWVVSFMVSFPPIHLGWNTVNFTVQNKGAGDRDTTCMLELNKGYALLDAFGTFYLPLLVMCVTYYRIFKIAREQAKRINTATCSGTAGAHLHSHLALPSVREHKATVTLAAVMGAFIVCWFPYFTVFTYLGLQGHVDQTVYGIVLWLGYANSALNPILYAALNRDFRTAYSQLLHCRQVGPAAVPALHLGRQHTHSAACEECPLEEHVLTMQDRNGEYRLFLSDNAQRSTLTQRLSDS, encoded by the exons ATGAGACTTTCTTGCTCGCCGCTCGGGTCACCAAAGCCGCCCTCGCCACATCGAGCCATTCGGGCCATCGCCTCGCCTCCGGAGCCACATGCGGCGGGGAGGCCCGTCCCGGTGACGCGAAGGCACTTGTTGACGGCGGGCGCCAGAATGGAAGGCCGGCCGAACGCCACGGCCGGCGCAGCGGATGCCGTCCTGAAACGCCCCGTCTGGCCCACCGTGTCCCTGGCCTGCGTCCTCGGCGCGCTCTTCGTCCTCACGGTGTGCGGCAACGTGCTGGTCTGCTTGGTGGTGTGCCACAACCGCAAGCTGCGCAACCTGACCAACTGCTTCATCGTGTCGCTGGCCGTCACCGACCTGCTGCTCGGCCTGCTGGTGCTGCCCTTCTCAGCTGTCAACGAGCTCTTCCTGAGCTGGCCCTTCGGCGCCACCTTCTGCAACGTCTACACCAGCCTGGACGTCATGCTGTGCACGGCCTCCATCCTCAACCTCTTCATGATCAGCCTGGACCGCTACTATGCCGTGACAGCCCCGCTGCGCTACGCCATGCTGGTGACgcccagcagggtggccgtggcCCTGGGGGTCATTTGGGTGGTTTCCTTCATGGTGTCCTTCCCCCCGATCCACTTGGGCTGGAACACGGTCAACTTCACGGTGCAGAACAAGGGCGCGGGCGACCGGGACACCACCTGCATGCTGGAGCTGAACAAGGGCTACGCCTTGCTGGACGCCTTTGGCACCTTCTACCTCCCCTTGCTCGTCATGTGTGTCACCTACTATCGCATCTTCAAGATCGCGCGGGAGCAGGCCAAGCGCATCAACACGGCCACCTGCTCCGGCACGGCCGGCGCCCACCTGCACAGCCACCTGGCGCTGCCCTCGGTCAGGGAGCACAAGGCCACCGTCACCCTGGCCGCCGTCATGGGCGCCTTCATCGTCTGCTGGTTTCCCTACTTCACCGTCTTCACCTACTTGGGTCTGCAAGGCCACGTGGACCAGACCGTCTATGGCATCGTGCTGTGGCTCGGCTACGCCAACTCCGCGCTCAACCCCATTCTGTATGCCGCTCTCAACCGGGACTTCCGCACGGCGTACAGCCAGCTGCTTCACTGCCGCCAGGTGGGGCCTGCAGCGGTGCCCGCGCTGCACCTGGGCAGACAGCACACGCACAGTGCCGCCTGCGAGGAATGCCCGCTGGAGGAGCACGTGCTCACCATGCAGGACAGGAATGGAGAATATCGGCTTTTCCTGAGTGACAACGCACAGAG GTCCACACTGACGCAGCGCCTCTCCGACTCTTAA